The genomic window CCACACTATTAGTTGGTTTTTCCTGCCAAGGTATATTTGGTAACGCCTCTCCAATGATATTTACATGTTTCATGTTATTAACTCCTTTCAAGAGCTTTAAGTTGGATAATTCTATTTGCTATATCTTCGAATTCTGCTAGATTATTTTTCAAAAAAGTTTTGTCGCCTCACAATAATAAAACTTGTCATTCTCTTCCACTAAATCTCTTTGTATTTGAATGTCTTCTTTATATACATCGAATGATATGATATCGATTCCACCTGTATAATCTCATCACACCATTTCGTTCGTTGGCACTATTTAACAGACCCTGCAATACCGTTATAAATATGTTTTTGTAATGATAGGAATACCGCTAAAGTTGGGATAATAGCTATAATAATTCCCGCACTGATAACTTCCCATTCAGAACCATACGGTCCCTTAAATTTAAATAATGCTGTAGATATAACTTGAAGTTCTGTCTTTGGCATATATAAAAACGGAATGTAAAAATCGTTATAAATATTTACACCTTTAATAATGAATACAGTAACGATAGCTGGTTTTAGCAACGGTAAAATGATTTTTCTGTAAATTGTGAAATACGATGCACCATCAAGCATGGCTGATTCATCTAATGATTTTGAAATCGTGTCTAGGAACTGAAGAAAAATATAAACAGAAATTATATCCGTACCCATAAAAAGTAAAATAGCAGCCCATTTTGTATTAAAAGCCCCTAACGCACTGATAATTTGAAAAGTAGCAACTTGTGTAGTAACTGCAGGTATAAGTGTTGCTAGCAAGAATGCTCCCATAAGAATCTTACTTCCTTTAAAATCAAAGCGACTTAACACATACGCAATCATCGTTCCGAATATCACAGCTCCGGTAATGGAGATTAGAAGAATAATTGTTGTATTTATAAAACCTGTCAACATGTTACCTTCAAAAAATGCTCGGCTATAGTTCTCGAAATTGAGCCAGCTACTAGGAGGCACTAAAGGTCCGGTGTTAGCATATTCTTCTGATGTTTTAAATGATGCAAAGAGAACAACTACAATAGGAACTAATGCTGTTAAAACACCTAGAAGCAAGGTTGCATACTTACATACTTTTATAAAATACTGTTTTAGTTGATACACTTCTAGGCCTCCTTATTTGATAAAAATTTCTTTTGAATAACTGTTACAATTACGACAATAAACAGAAGAACAACAGCCATCGCAGAACCAAGCCCAACTTTACTGTACTTAAATGCTGTATCTACCGTCTGAATGACAAATGTTTTACTGCCGTTGTTACCTGATGTCATGATATAAGGAATTTCAAAAGCACTGATTGCTCCACTAATAGCTAGAATGATATTTAGTTCTACAATTCTTCTAATGCTTGGTAAAATGATAAAGCGGAACTGGTGCCATCTATTTGCTCCATCTATTTCAGCTGCTTCATAAATTTCATGTGGAATAGATTGTATAGCTCCTAAGAAAATAATGAAATTAAAACCCATATATCTCCATACAGATGTACCTGCTAATGAGATATTAATAATATCTGGGTTTCCTAGCCACAATTGAACATATTCACCAAGCCCTAGAAAAGCAAGGATACTATCTAATGTTCCATCTGGCCTGAAAAAGTATAAAAAGATAAACCCAATTGCAACACCATTTAATAAATACGGGAAAAATAACGTCCCTTTAAAGAAGTTACTATATTTCACCTTAAAGCTTAAAATCGTTGCGAAATATAATGCGATTCCCATTTGTACAAAAGTTGCCAAAAAGTAATATAAACTCACCTTAAAAACCGAGAAATATTCGGGCCTTGTAAAAATAGTAACGTAATTTTCAAACCAAATAAATTCTGATTCCTTACTATAGCCATTCCAATTCGTAAAACTATATTGAAACATATTAAATACAGGTAAATAAGAGAAAGTTATAAGCAGCACGACAGGAATGAAGGAAAATAGAGTAATGATTAATATTCTTTGTGACTTGTAGTTAAGGTTAGAGAGTTTAAACATGAGTTGATACCTCACTTCGAATGTAAACATTTTTATAAGATGAGGGAAGAAGCACTGGTGCTTTCCCTCATCTTATTATGAGCAAAATTAGTTACCTACAACTTTCGCTCTTGCTTCCTTCCATCTTGCATTTAAATCATTCATAATGTCGTCATATGATTCGTCTCTATTACCAATTCCAGCTTCGATAATACGCGCTTTGAAGTCTGCAGCCCACAACCCTATCTCACCTTGCTTATCAATTTCATCAACTAAACCGTCTTGACCCTCTTTAGGAGGAGCATTCGAAATAAGTTCTACACCCATTTCTTCAAACGCACTTAAAGTTTCTGGCATTGGTGCACCTTTAATAGGTGAAATTCCACCTTGGTCAACAGCATAGTTGGATTCATTAATAAACCAATATAACCAAGCTTCTGCAGCGTCTTTATTTTTAGAGTTCAGATTAATACCAATTTTATAATCTCCACCGCTTGCAGCGTACACTTTACCATCTTTGTTACTTGGGAATGGCATATAACCAATATCTGAAGGATTATCAGCTAAAGCCTGCACTTGTGAAATAGCCCAAGAACCTAATACCATTGAAGCAATCTCACCTTTTGCTAACATAGCTTTTGAAGATTCCCAATCTGTAGTTAAAGGATCCCTTTCAATTAAGCCTTCTTTTGCTAAATCATACATTAATTTATATACAACATAATGAGGTCTACCAGGTGAGAACGGATCATCCATATTTGGCATTTGTACATTCACATAATCAGGTTCTCCGGCAACCGATAAACGGTTAGGCTCCCATTGCGTTAAAGGCCATCCCGCCGCATAGTTTGTATAATATGGTATAGCATCTGTATTCTCTTTAATTTTTTTCATTGCATCAAGAAACGCTTCTGGTGATAATAGCGATTCCGTAATACCCGCTTCTTCAAACACTCGTTTATTGTATACAATTCCTTCTGCATTTACAGTAATTGGAATGCCGTAAGTTGTATTATTTAAAGCCTTTTCATCAACAAATAAATATTTTTCACTCAACTCATCAACTGTTCCTAACGGTTCAAAGAAATTAGGAACTTCTGTTACTGGAAGTTCATTTGGAATTAATAAAACATCTCCATAATCTTTTGTATTTAAACGAATTTTAACTTGACCTTCATAATCTGTAATTGCTTCAAAACTCACTTTTACATCAGGGTATTTCTCGTTAAACTTAGCAGCGTAGTCTTTAAAGACAGTATCAACAATATCTGTTCTATTTGTTAATACAGTAATCTCTCCTGAAACCGAGTTTTCTTCACTTGCTGCATTATCTGTTGTGTTGCTATTTTCTTCTGTAGCATTTGAGTTATCAGTAGTGCTAGTATTTTCCTCTTTAGCTCCACACCCTACAAACATTGTTAGAATTAATACAACCGATAAAAACAATAATGCCATTCTACTTTTCTTCATAGATTTTCGAACCCCTCTCTAGTAAATTAAGTTAACGTTAAGCTTACAATATAATTTTATGATGTTACCGCTTTCTTGTCAACGTTTTTTAAGTAAATATATTTGATTAATTCTCAAAAACCTCTGTTTAGTTATATAGTAAGCGTGTACATTTATTAAGGTAATTTAGTAAACTATTTTTCAATAATTGTTAGTTAACCATAAAAAAACAGCAAGAATCCAGCTGTATCCTTGCTGTTCCAGTACTTATAATCTAGATTTTTCTTAATAAAATATAAATCAGTATTTTACAATAAAGTTATCGTTAAGTTTACTGTTGATTTCTCAATTTCGATTTCTACATGCTTTTTTAGCTTCTCCATTCATTTCTTTTAGTAATACAGACATTTTATATAATCACTTTCGTTAACTTTGTTCGGTCCTACCCTGGGTTTGGAATTATCTAAAACTTGCATTTCAATAAACCAATCTGGGTATTGCAGGTTATTCTGATGCATAAGAGCCAGTGATCGAAAAGAAAACAATTACCTCAAGCTAATCCACCTTACTAATCAATTAAATAATTAAAACATTATGTTTTTTATAATGTCGCATATCTTCACTCATCCTAAACACTCTTCACTCTCGTAAATATTAGATTTGTCCCAAGGCCGAATAAAAATGGTCCAAATATAACAAAAAAGGCAAAGTTATATGTTGCTGTAAAGTACATAATGATAATTAAGGTTAATACTGCTAACGATAGGTGAATATATTTAATAGATGAAAAAAAAGAGAGTAGGATTATCCCCTTCCAATTCTTGTTTTTGAATTGCAGGAAATACACACT from Bacillus sp. HMF5848 includes these protein-coding regions:
- a CDS encoding carbohydrate ABC transporter permease, translated to MYQLKQYFIKVCKYATLLLGVLTALVPIVVVLFASFKTSEEYANTGPLVPPSSWLNFENYSRAFFEGNMLTGFINTTIILLISITGAVIFGTMIAYVLSRFDFKGSKILMGAFLLATLIPAVTTQVATFQIISALGAFNTKWAAILLFMGTDIISVYIFLQFLDTISKSLDESAMLDGASYFTIYRKIILPLLKPAIVTVFIIKGVNIYNDFYIPFLYMPKTELQVISTALFKFKGPYGSEWEVISAGIIIAIIPTLAVFLSLQKHIYNGIAGSVK
- a CDS encoding carbohydrate ABC transporter permease — encoded protein: MFKLSNLNYKSQRILIITLFSFIPVVLLITFSYLPVFNMFQYSFTNWNGYSKESEFIWFENYVTIFTRPEYFSVFKVSLYYFLATFVQMGIALYFATILSFKVKYSNFFKGTLFFPYLLNGVAIGFIFLYFFRPDGTLDSILAFLGLGEYVQLWLGNPDIINISLAGTSVWRYMGFNFIIFLGAIQSIPHEIYEAAEIDGANRWHQFRFIILPSIRRIVELNIILAISGAISAFEIPYIMTSGNNGSKTFVIQTVDTAFKYSKVGLGSAMAVVLLFIVVIVTVIQKKFLSNKEA
- a CDS encoding ABC transporter substrate-binding protein, whose amino-acid sequence is MKKSRMALLFLSVVLILTMFVGCGAKEENTSTTDNSNATEENSNTTDNAASEENSVSGEITVLTNRTDIVDTVFKDYAAKFNEKYPDVKVSFEAITDYEGQVKIRLNTKDYGDVLLIPNELPVTEVPNFFEPLGTVDELSEKYLFVDEKALNNTTYGIPITVNAEGIVYNKRVFEEAGITESLLSPEAFLDAMKKIKENTDAIPYYTNYAAGWPLTQWEPNRLSVAGEPDYVNVQMPNMDDPFSPGRPHYVVYKLMYDLAKEGLIERDPLTTDWESSKAMLAKGEIASMVLGSWAISQVQALADNPSDIGYMPFPSNKDGKVYAASGGDYKIGINLNSKNKDAAEAWLYWFINESNYAVDQGGISPIKGAPMPETLSAFEEMGVELISNAPPKEGQDGLVDEIDKQGEIGLWAADFKARIIEAGIGNRDESYDDIMNDLNARWKEARAKVVGN